GTGGTCCTCCCTCAGCCACACGCGTGAGGCCGCAGGAACTCTTGAGGCTCGAGTCCGGTGCGCGCTGCGCTGCgatgcgctgcgctgcgctgctggCGGCGTCGCTCCGCCTTCCGCCCTCCGCCCTTcggcctcctcctcttcctcctcctcctcttcccgcTCCGTCCCGCGAGCGACTCCACTCGGCGATGAGGGTCCGTCCGCGCGCCGCCGAGCCGCGCGAGTGCGAACTTGTCCAGCAGGAGAACGGGCTGTGAGCGCGCAAGATGGCGAGGAGGGCGGGAGAACAGCGGGCTCCGGCGCGCAGCCCCGGCACTCTGTGACGGTCGGGTCGCCGCACCTTCGCTCGGGGACTGATGGGCGGAGAGGAAAGGGCGCGACGAGACGGTCCTGCGGACGCCAGTGTAGCCGAGTGAACTTTTGAGAGGATCTCGGCTCTGCAGCGACCGGCTCCGAGCGGGCGGAACTTCTCCCGCGGACATCGCgcactgagaaaagaaaagaaaagaaaagaaaagaaaagaagaggggaTAAAGCTGCCGCGGAAATATGGACAcacttgttgttttgtttttgtttatgattTCCTTCCCCCGCAACTGCAACATGGCAGTCGGTTAGGCGTGTAACGGTCCGGGATCCGGTGTGAGCGCGCGCCCGAAGAGCGGTCGCGGCTGTCCGTGAATGCGAACGCGAGACGTGTCGCTTCCCCGCGCCGGTGACACAGAGATGAGCGGTCATGCGTGAGCGCCGCTCGGGATAAACAAGGcaaagaagaacaacaacaagcataagaacaacacacacacacacacacacacacacacacacacagcagagacaCGCGCACGACACGGGCAGGCGCGCGAGCGGTGGCACGCGGAGGGAGACCGGCGGGGAGGGCTGCTCCGTGTATTCCGCGCGTTCTATGATCAGAGGCGCTGTGTGCTCGGCGCCATGGCCCTGAGGTCCCGGAGACCCTGGGTGAGCGTGCTGCTGGGGGTCGTCCTGGGCTTCACCGCCGCCTCCTGGCTCATCGTGCCCACGGTGCTCGAGATCGGAGCCAAGCGGCGCAAGTCCACGGCGTGCGCCTATTACGGCCACGCGGGGGGCCTCGGCAGGGGGCACGAGAGCGCGGGGGGCACGGCAGGCGGCGACGCGTGGCGTGCCGACGCGGACGAGGCCGGCGACGACGAccaggaggagcaggacgacGAGGACGAGGAGAGGACGGCGGGCAACCGCAGCGCCCGCGGCCACGGAGGGCCGCCCCCGCCGCCCTTCCCCCGGCCCAGGAATTTCCTCTACGTGGGCGTGATGACCGCCAAGAAGTACCTGGACTCGCGGGCCGTGGCCGCGCACCGCACGTGGACGCGCTCCATCCCGGGCAAGGTGGAGTTCTTCTCGAGCGAGGGCTCGGGCGCGCTGCCGCTGCCCGCCGCCGTGCCCGTGGTGTCGCTGCCCGGCGTGGACGACGCGTACCCGCCGCAGAAGAAGTCCTTCATGATGCTCAAGTACATGCACGACCACTACCTGCACAAGTACGAGTGGTTCATGAGGGCGGACGACGACGTGTACATCCGAGGTGATTGAACGGCTGCCCGCCGCCCCGGCCGAGGCTCGCGGAGCCCGCGTCGGTCGCGCGCGCCTTTCGCTGCGCCTCACTCACTGCCGTGATGTGATTCTCCCGCTCGCTGAGCTCCGCGGAAGTTGCTTAGTTCGTCGAGCTCGCGACGACCTGCCATTTCACCTCAGAGCCTTTCCACCCCCTTTCCGTTCGGCGAGGCGGGGTGCCACAGGCACAGCGGGACATTACGATTTTCTCGTATAACAAGTTGAAGTTAGTTTTGTCCGCGCGTGCGGAGCGGTGCTACAGCCCGGTTAAATCATGCCGATAGTTTGATTTGAACCGGGTTCGACCTGCTTCGGTGGCGCGCAGCATATGATCCACCATTCTTGCCGCAGCCCGGTCAGCTAAACTCCTTACTTTCTCCACCGCGACGAAAGGGTCCGTCACTTCAACTTGTGACCGAGACGAGGAAAGTTCTCATAGTTCCAGCGCACATGTCATCGGTTGCCGCCTTCTTTCtaggacatttatttattaattcttaGTGGACAGGACAGCCCTTTTCACTTTCTCTGCTTTCGTTTCTGAGGCACGCGAAGAACAGGCTCTAGTTAAACCGTCTAAATCACACTCACTGGTGCTGTGATTACACTACAGCGAAGCCCGTTTACCGTAGCagaacagtatttatttatatttattatgccTTAGAAATGATCATTTTGTGCCCGACCGAGTGCCGCGTtacacattttctcttttcaagtgtgtggggggcgcggtgtgTGTCAGAAGGACGGTCTGTACACTGGGAGCGCTGAGCTCTGCCATCATTAGCACTCATCCTACAGCTCTAATGGCTTCATCGGGCCGCTTCGTTGGGGGTCAGTGGCACATTTAAACTTTAAACGCCATTGTGTGATGTGGATAAGCGCATCGCAGCAGGTCACCGGCTCTCCCAGGGGTCACACCTCTCACACTCAAAGTTAATGTGGGGAAGGATCTCGAAGTGCGGAGAGCTGCTGTTGCCTTCGGAcccataggttcgaatcccacctccagctgtagtacccttgagcaagattcttaccctaaattgctctgataaaattacccagctctatgaaagggtaaagggggtgcagtgacacagtggtgcagtgggtttgggtgggtctggggtttgagtcttgcttggggtgccttgcggcggactgccatcccctcctgggtgtgtcccctccccctccagccttgcgccctgtgttgctgggttaggctccggtccaccgtgaccctgcttgggacaagtagctgtagacagtgtgtgtattacaggGTAAATAAGTGGAAGgagctgaacactgtaagttactttggagaaaagtgtcagctaaatggataaatgtaaaatcgcCAGTCTGTCTTACTGGTTTAATATGTggtatttacagattttttaacCTTCATCAGCCCTGTGAAAAAAGGGATGTTCAATACATACGGGAGCAGTGATACATGActggatttacatttttatttcggGTTAAACTTAAAGTGTCTGAagtattttttcctctcattgtTCCCAccgaaaaacattttcttttaaaatgccatTGATCATTTTCCCTGTATCTTGTCTTTTTTGTAATGTTGAAGCAGCTTGTTCGCAGGACTTTCTCAGTGTTGTCAGTCTCCCCGAGCGGCTGCCCCTGCCTGCGCAGGGCTGTTTCCGTCCGCTGCATTGtttgttcagtgtgtgtttcatacaCACAGGCAGTCTTTTGGCCATTTAAATATACTTCTGGGCAAGACGAGGAAACAGCTGGGAGCACATCAATTTAGGAGTCTGAAGAAAAGTAGAAAATAGCTGCTGTTTTGAGTTTGGTGTTCTTACTGTTTGTCTCAGGACATGTTTCACAAAACGTGTCCTTTACGAGCAGCTTCTTTCTTTCACAGCGCCTTTGTAGAAGGTATCAACTGCAGTATATACCTATGAAATTGTTAGTAGCTATAAAATGCataactggtagtgtagtggttagagctgctgcctttgggtccaaaggttgcaggtttgatttctagctgtagtacccttgagcaaggtacttactctaaaattacccagctgtgtaaataattgtaggtagcttaacattataagtctctttggagaaaagcatcagataaatgaatgaatgtaaataaacacaaccACAGTTGAGGAGtgtggtgtatgtgtgttcccTGCATGCAGGTGACAAGCTGGAGTCCTTTCTGCGCTCCCTGAACAGCAGCAAGCCGCTGTACCTGGGCCAGACGGGCCTGGGCACCACGGAGGAGCTTGGCAAACTGGCCCTCGAACCTGGGGAGAACTTCTGCATGGGTGGCCCGGGGATGATCTTCAGCAGGGAGGTGCTGCGCCGGATGGTACCTCACATCGGGACCTGCCTGCGGGAGATGTACACCACCCACGAGGACGTGGAGGTGGGCCGCTGCGTGCGCAGGTTCGGCGGGACCCAGTGCGTCTGGTCCTATGAGGTAAGAGGCTTCTGGGTGGGTACGCTCAAGCACGTAGTGAAGCACtcaaaggaaatgtgtttaaatccCTGATTTTGggagcacctggaaaaaacaaaGGATAGTTTCGTAAAATGGTGAAATAcgcattttagaaaatacctGGTCCACTGTTATCCTGCATTGcgcaagcagttattgatattgACTGGATGGACAGACTGATGGATGAACGGATGAAATGTTCTTTAGAAGAGACTTTGGGCCcctaaaaatgtaataattgtaaatttgaaattttgcagtattttaaatttattttcctgaTGTCCTAAATGCAGTCTGGTTGCAGTGTCCAGTTTTCCAAAGTCCACAAACTCCGCAGAAAGTTTCTGTCCTTTAGCGGAGAGGAGTGACTCAGTCCATTGATCAGTGTGACACTGAAACAGTAAACCGATACAAGGTCTGCAGCCCGCAGGGACTCGATTTCAtacagcgtgcgtgcgtgcgtgcgtgcgtgcgtgcgttcggcacctgctgtagaagtttctttccttttcaccCTCACATAACCCACGTCGTTCTCATTTCTCTCGGATCTTGTGACGTCTCCATTCTGTCAAAATACTCTCTGTTCCTCTCCTGCGTGGGAAAAAAACACGCCTTCGACTCACAGCTGCACGTGTAGGGTGGGACTCCCTGAGGGTGAATGAGTACCAGGTGCGGCCTCTTACCGCAATAGAGACtctttctccctttctccttttcttttctttcactctttcaGTTCCCACTGTGTCTGTATTTTTAGGTTTCTGATAAAACAGACATAAAAAGAATAGAACCTGTTTGACctctcactgctgctgctgcaggacaggTTGCTTCCTGAATCATGCTCTGGCACGTCACCTCAAAGCTATTAACCATAATCATCAGCATTTAACCCCCTTTATTGTTTtcagatgttcttttttttgacatattttgaaaatgtactggTGTCATCGTAATTTTGGTCTTAATCACTAAGGCGGCAAAACATTTCCCCAGATTGTTTGGAGCTGTTATCTggagaatatttttattatcactGGCAAATCATGGAGTTGATTGGAGGAGACAGAAGCAGcactagttttttttattttaggaaaTACCATCTGTTAAGCGGATTGTATCTATAGCAGATTCCTAGACAGGAGTGGACACCTGCAGTGCGTGTGTGCTAATGCATCTTTCTTGGATTATCAAACCTGCTGAATCACCGTCGCTTGTTTCCGaacgtgtgtttgttttttgtgtgccGTCGTCCCGTGACAGATGTATTCATGTTCTGTCAAATCCCATGTTCTGTTAAATCAGCTTTCAGTTAACCTTATCATATACTGATGATTTTGGGAGTCAATAATAATCAATTTCAGACACCTGAGGTGAGACTTCCCATAGGCGCCCCATGTACATAAGCACCATTGTAAGAGATGAAGCAGGAGACAAGAGCTGCAGTTGCCTGTtgatgaaggcttttatttgcccttagagcagggagaaggaaggggatggaaaagggggaccaggtaggatgaggttttGTGcaggtcaggggggctgggagagttgGGTCGGTCAGTCGGGACGCGGGCGCCATCTCCGGGATCGGGTTCGACTCTGTCTCGTtttcttctctctactgctgggcaccggggaagaaatagggagtgtaatcagccccagctgtggctgttttgcccccgtctccaccCCCTCGGCATGCTACGACCATATTTATGCACGTGCAGTAGAtgaacaacatttacatttcttcatttagctgacacttttctccagaaggaGTTGCaagcttacaatcatttacccatttatacaggctgggtaaatttttactggagcaattcagggcacatgccttgctcaagggtactacagctggagggagggACTGAACCTATGAACTGTGGATTCTTAAGCAGCAGCCCTCACCACTATGCTATTAGGAGTCCTATGTCATATGGTTTGTATCCTaatgggcagtttttttttttttaatcatttttcaacatttttagtAGTCAACCGAACCTCCGTGAATAGCATACCTgagtaataattaaaatggggaatattttaaaacaagaaattaagaaatgatTCACATCATGACACAGATTGAAAGACTATAACCCTCTCTTTCTGAACTATGGCTTTTCATTAAACTATCACTGTGTCATAATGCCTTTAAAATCCACTTGTTTAATGGTGTAAACTATTGAGGCATGTTGCACGTTTGTAAATTTGTTGTTAATTTGTTGCTGTAAAGGAGAACATTTCACAGTCGATGGGTACACATTCCAATAAAATTTATAACAGAACTTAACAATTTTCAGTGGAAATTGTTGTAAAATCCCCTATCCATCAGTGCCTTCATGTCCAAGCTGCTAATTCCATTGAGAGCTGTGAATGTAAAGTAGATACGGTAtgttacacatttcatttatttcctgcaCGGCTACCTAAGGCTT
The window above is part of the Scleropages formosus unplaced genomic scaffold, fSclFor1.1, whole genome shotgun sequence genome. Proteins encoded here:
- the LOC114909827 gene encoding uncharacterized protein LOC114909827, which encodes MERVHVRCAATARESSARCPREKFRPLGAGRCRAEILSKVHSATLASAGPSRRALSSPPISPRAKVRRPDRHRVPGLRAGARCSPALLAILRAHSPFSCWTSSHSRGSAARGRTLIAEWSRSRDGAGRGGGGRGGGRRAEGGRRSDAASSAAQRIAAQRAPDSSLKSSCGLTRVAEGGPRTAWTWKHWLRLGYSLICSTSDTSST
- the chsy3 gene encoding chondroitin sulfate synthase 3; amino-acid sequence: MALRSRRPWVSVLLGVVLGFTAASWLIVPTVLEIGAKRRKSTACAYYGHAGGLGRGHESAGGTAGGDAWRADADEAGDDDQEEQDDEDEERTAGNRSARGHGGPPPPPFPRPRNFLYVGVMTAKKYLDSRAVAAHRTWTRSIPGKVEFFSSEGSGALPLPAAVPVVSLPGVDDAYPPQKKSFMMLKYMHDHYLHKYEWFMRADDDVYIRGDKLESFLRSLNSSKPLYLGQTGLGTTEELGKLALEPGENFCMGGPGMIFSREVLRRMVPHIGTCLREMYTTHEDVEVGRCVRRFGGTQCVWSYELPGRLGSEGKYLHHLSGGPEVRSLGS